The genomic window CAAGGAGTTCCCTCCCGAGTTCGGTCAGTCTTCCATCCTTTATGAGGCCGTCCTTTTCAAGGGCAATCAGGTAGTTACGGTCTCTGCTTTTGCCCTCAAGGACGGCAAGTTTCCTGGAGAGGCTTGGGGAGCCCTTTTCTATGGCGTCGAGAATCTTCATTAGGGTCTCGTAGCTCGGAGCCTCAATTGATTCATACTTTGAGTAGAACGGAACGAACGAGTTCAGCTCCGTCCTCGTGAAACCAAAGAGAAGTCTCAACCTTTTGAGTTCCTCAAATATGGGGTAAGTTTCGCTCTTCTTGCTCTTTTCGATGGCTCCCTCCAAGTCTTTCGCCTTCTTTTCCACGGTGAATCCTATGAAATGCCTGAAGGCCTTGAGGTTTCTTCTTCCCGAGATTACGAGGGTAGTGTACTTCGAGCGGTAGAGCTTTGAAACTATCCCGAACCTCAACAGAACAAGTGAAAGGTCCTCAAGGAACTCCTGCGAGGCGCTGGTTATCTCTATTCTGGCATCCTTCAGGTTAACGTAGCCGTCGGTGTCAAAGTACCCCCTCAGGAACTCGGCGACGTATTCCCTCGGTGCAATGAACAGCACTTTGGGAACCTTGATGCTCCGCGCTTTCTGTTTCTCGGGATAGTCAAATAGAACCCTAATGAGTCGTATCAACGCGTTCTTGCCCTTTCTAATCTCGATCTCCCACGAGGTTTTTCTCTTGGTCCTTACGAGTTCCACTCCAAGGGATTCTATCCCCTTGAGCCTCTCAAAGACTTCGACGTCATTGTTGGCTATCTTGTCCTGGCTCCCATCGCCAAACATGACACCGGCGAAGTAGAAGAGCGACTTCCACTCTTCATTGCCCCTTGGAAGTTTGATGTAGTGAAGTGGCTTTCCTGAGCGGTGGATCCTTGGGGTGAAAGCTACCCTCTCGACTTCATCCCAGAGGCGGAGTTTTTCAATGTCCTCTACTCTGAAGACGTTCTTTTTAACCTTGTAGTCCCTCTCGCCCCTGAAGTACTTTCCGAGCTCCTCAAGGGCTTCTTCCTTCAACCTTACTATGAGTTCTTCAACTGAAAGCTTTCTCCTCACGAAGCCCTCAAAATCCCCATCAGTATCAGGGATTTTCCTCGGAACTGCAACATAATCTCCAGGGCGTAGCTCTTCAGCCCGGATCCAGCCCCTGGTGGTTAAGAACGGGTGTTCCGGTGTCACGGAAACGCTGTGCCAGTTCCTGAGCTTTACTCTGAGCATCTTGCCCCTGTGCCTGAGACGCCATACGTGTGTTCCTTCCACAAGTCCTATTCTACCGCTGGAAACCGCTCCCGGGACGAACAGTTCCAGTTTTCTGATCTCCTTTTCAGAATCTCTGTAAGCAACCTCCTCCGAGTATGTAAAGAGTCTTTCAAGCTCAACTGGCCCGAGTCCAGGTAAAATAACCTTCTCTTCTGGCAGGAGGCACTTGCCGTGATCAACATGTCCGAGAACCGCGATAATTGGCTGCCTAATCTTCTTCATATCCCTCACCCCTGAGCTTAACTCTGGCGTGGCCTTTTAAAGGTTCGCCGGCGGAAGGATTAAAAGTTTCAGTGGTAATCCTGGGAGGGTGGATGAAATGCTGGCCGGGTTTGCAGTCACGCTGATTTCAGCGGTCATTGGATTTGGGGCGTCCCTGCTGATCTGGAAGAGAGACAGATACAGAGCCTCGGTTTACGGCATGTTCCTATCCCTTACGCTGACTGTTGTCTGGATGTTCTACTTCGCGACCCTCAATCCCCTCCGCGGGGAGAGGGTGGCAGGAGAGACCGCCCCTGGAAAAGAAATCGGTCTGGCCCTGATGCTTGCCGTCTACCTCAATTACTTCATCGCCTACCTGCTCGTTAGGAAGGCCGGTTTAACCTTGCACAGGGTTGCCTCATGGGAAAACAATGTGAGAAAGGTTCTTCTCTTCGTTTCGCTGGTTTCTGTGGGTCTGTATCCAAGGCTCCTTAGTGTCTATGCCATTCTTTATCTGATAATGGGTGTCTGGGTGCTCAAAAACCGCGAGGGGCATATAAAGAACATGACAAACGCCGAAAAGCTTGACTTCGGCTGGATGAGGGGCTTCTTGAAGAAGTATGATGTTGACGTGGATGGGGTATACGGAATAAAGGACTGCTTCACGACTCTGCTGGCTGGAAGACGGCTCTTCATCGGCAAGAAGCTCCTTGAGTTTGAACCCGATGAGATAAAGGTGATGGTGCTTGAGGCGGCCTATGTCGAGAGCAGGGGAATTGCAGTTAGGCAAATGATCCTCGGCCTCCTCGTGTTCCTCGTATCCGGGATGATAGTCGCGGGCATCGATGATTGGAACCTCAAGCTGGCTAGTGCGGCATTCCTGACGCTTCTCTCATGGGGCATTGATTTAGCGTACATAATTCAGGTACGAATGGCTACGGACAAGTTCGTGGCCAAGGAGCTCGGCAAGGAGACGCTGCAGAGAACTCTGAGGAAGGTCACAGACCTCGCGAAGAGACGTAAAGGGAAGGATGAGTTTACAATGCTAGCAAATGTGGAAAAGAGGATGGAGAAGATCTAGCGCTCAAGGCAGTCCGTGCTGTCAAGGTACTCCTTCTTTTCCTTTGCATGGGTGTGGTAGAACCAGTCCGCTGCTTTACAGTACTCAAATATCTCCTCGGGCTTAAAGTAGAGGTTTATCTCCCTCTCCGCACTCTCAGGGCTGTCGGAGGCGTGGATTATGTTGTATATCGAGTCGCCGATGTCGAGGCCGTAGTCGCCCCTTATACTTCCGGGCTCGGCGTCCTTCGGGTCGGTGGCGCCGGCCATCTTCCTGACGACGCTTATGGCGTACCTGCCCTCGACAACCATGACGACGCTCGGGGCCTTGGTGATGTAGTCGATGAGAGGCTCGAAGAAGGGCTTTCCCCTGTGCTCCTCGTAGTGCTTCTCCGCCAGCTCACGGGTGATCCATATCATCTTCATCCCGACGATTTTAAGTCCGCGCTTCTCGAAGCGGCTTATGATTTCGCCCATCAGCCCGCGAACAACGGCATCGGGCTTTAGTATGACGAGTGTTCTTTCTATCTTTCTCTCGGCCATTGGCAACACCGAAGTTAGTTGGCCGGGTGGTTAATAGGTTTTTTGGAGGTACTTGAGGCGTAAGAAACGCCAAGGCAGAAACGGGAAGAGAAAGAAAGAAATCACTTCCTCCTCTTGGCCCTCTGAAGCCTTGCCTCCTGGAAGGCCTTGGTCCACTTGAGCTTTCTTGGATTGCGCCCCATGAAGTAGTACTTCTCGCACTTGTTGGAGCAGAAGAACAGGACTCTGCCGTCGTTCCTGACGTACATCTTGCCCGTTCCCGGCTCGAACTCCTTTCCACAGTAGGAGCAGACGTTCCACCTGGCCATCGCGATTACCTCCTGGTCCT from Thermococcus sp. MAR1 includes these protein-coding regions:
- a CDS encoding 50S ribosomal protein L24e, whose amino-acid sequence is MARWNVCSYCGKEFEPGTGKMYVRNDGRVLFFCSNKCEKYYFMGRNPRKLKWTKAFQEARLQRAKRRK
- the ndk gene encoding nucleoside-diphosphate kinase; the encoded protein is MAERKIERTLVILKPDAVVRGLMGEIISRFEKRGLKIVGMKMIWITRELAEKHYEEHRGKPFFEPLIDYITKAPSVVMVVEGRYAISVVRKMAGATDPKDAEPGSIRGDYGLDIGDSIYNIIHASDSPESAEREINLYFKPEEIFEYCKAADWFYHTHAKEKKEYLDSTDCLER